The Methanobrevibacter sp. TLL-48-HuF1 genomic sequence CTTTTTTAGCTGCTTTTCTGTCTTTTCCTAACTCTTCTAAATCCGCTTTATTAATCACAAGAGCGACACCAGCATCTTTAGCTTGAACAATAAGTTCCCCATCAGCTATGACTCCGATTTTAACTTCTTTGCCACGGCCGTTAGGAAGAGTAACTTCCTCATTAAACCTATTTTCTGGTTTTTTGACATCTAAGTCGCGAATATTAACAATCATATCCACAGACTGTGTGAAGTTTCTCGGCTTTGATTGTTCTTTTGCCTCCTTCACCGCTTCTAATACTTCTTGTGTCATATTATCCCCCATGAACAAATAAGTGTTCATTGGATTATTTTTTTAAATTTGGTTTCATGAGTAATCGATTAAAGAAAAAATTCTTCTTCGATTGCATGAATTAAACAGTATATCAATTATAATCGCAATTATAACATCATATACACTGTTTTATAAGTTTAAATTTTAAATTTGAATAGACAATGTTTATTCAACTAAAACATCATCGTATTTTCCAGCATCAACATCTTTTTGTGCTTCTCTTGGGTCTTTACCATCAACAGAAAGTCCCATACTTACACAGGTTCCCATTACCTCTTTGACACCTGCTTTGTAATCATTAGCTAATAATGAATCAAATTTCATTCTAGCTATTTTTAAAGCTTTGTCAATAGGTAAATCAGCTACAATATCTGCACCTGGTTCATGAGAAGCTTTTTCAATGCCGAGTTCTTCCATAATGAGAGAAGTAGTTGGAGGAGTACCAATTTCAATTTCAAATTCTTTAGTATCTCTATCAATGCTAACTTTAACAGGCACTTTCATTCCTGCAAAGTCTGCACTTTTATTATTAATTTCTTCAACTACTTGCATCATGTTAATACCGAAAGGTCCTAATGCTGGACCTAATGGAGGTCCAGGAGTTGCGCTTCCGCCTTCGATAAGAATTTCAACTGTATCTTTAGCCATCAGTCAGCCTCCTTTTGAATAATTCTAATTTGATCAGCTTTTACAGTAACCGGAATCGGTACTGCTGCTTCTATTAACTCTAGAACTACTTCTTCACGTGATTCATCAATACGAACCACTTTTGCTCTTTCTCCTTTAAACGGACCAGAAATAAGTTCAACAACACTTCCTTTTTGAATAGAGGAAATGATAGGTTCAGGTTTCAAGAATCTTTTAGCTTCTTCAAAAGTAATTCCGTGTTTACCTTCGACAACACCTCTTAAATGAGGTACTTTAAGATCAGGATTCCTTAAATCTATTTTTGTTGAAGATTCTACTAATATATATCCTTTTAAAGATTCTGGGACAAGAATTGCAGAAATACCTATGCCTTCAACACTGATAGCTTTATGAGCTAAAAGTCTAGCAACATTTCTTTCCTGACCTGCAGAGGTTTTAAGAGCATATATGGAACTATTAGCATCTTCCATGAAAAAATCACCTATTTTTAAGTTAATAAAATCATATAGTTAAGTTAAAAGTTATTATAAAAACATAATTAAACAAGAAACGAATCATGAAATAATTAGATTCTTATAATATCTATATCTATATTGATAATAGTATTTAAAGTTTTCAAAAAATTAAATTTTGAAATAAAATTAATATTACAAATTAAATTTTATTATAATTTCTTGAGATTAAATTATGCAAAAATGAATAATTATAATCCTATTAATTCACCGATTAATACAATTACAAAACCAACAGCACCAATAATAGCAATTCCAATTGCTACAATTTTTGAAAATTCCAAATATTCTTCTTTGTCTGGTTTTCTTGATACTTTTAATACTCTTTTACAATCTTTAATAGTTTTATCAAAACGTTCTTGAACATTCATATTAAATACCCTTTAATAAAAAACTACAGAATTTAATCCCATAGTAGTGAATTATAATAAAATAATAGTAATGAAATAATTTTTAATTTTATTTATTAATAAAGTTTTCTATGAAATAAAAAGGCACTGTCAATAACTTTGGTGATGAATGCCTCGGAAGTTTCTCTGCACCCAGTATTTGGTTTTGAGAGAAAATCTTGTCCTAGCTCCTTCAAAAGTTCTTAATGTTTTTTTAATATGCTTAGGGAAAACTTTTTGAAAGAAATTTTCAATTTTATTACTTGTAGTTGGAACATTACTATTTTCAAGATGAAATGTTATTGTTTTAAAGTAAGGAATGATGAAAAACCACAATAAATTAAAAATAACTTTCGGCAAATTGTTTTGTATACTAATAAGATAATCTCTACCTTTTTTAGCAGATTCTAAATCATTAGCATCTAAAACATCAAAAACTAATTGTTTACAATAATTTAAGTATTCCAATTCTTCATCAGAATAATTATTTCTTTTTTTATCCTCTCTAATGTTCCTGTTTATCTTTTGTTTTGTGTGAAACATACAGAATTGATGTCTAACCCCAACTTTTTCAATTGCTGGATGATACTCATCTTTTAAATCAGATACAATACAAATCTTAGGCTGATTACGTAGGGAATCATCTAAAAACTTATATATAGTTCCAATATCCTCTGATTCCACCAGATCCATAGAAACAACAGAATTCAATTTAACATCAAATAAGACTAAAAAATAGTTCCAAACACCGTTAATTTTAGTCCAAAGACTATCAAACAAATAATATCCAGAATAAGATTCATTCACACTTATATCATCATTTTCATCAGATATTATGCAAGATTCAATACTTTGATGTGAAATATCTACATTGAAGAATCTTTTGAGCATATACTGAATTTTATAAATACTATTTCCAGAAACAGAGTATATTTCATTGATATATTCTATTACAGGCTTTGTAATATTGCAATTTTCATCAACAATAGATTTAATATCAGTATAAAAAATTTTACCACATTTTTTACATTTATATTTCTGAATAATACATTTTTGTTCTCCAACATTTAAAAAATACAATTTACGAACATAATTCCCATTTTTAACAACATTTGAGGAATAACAATCAGGACAAAATGCATATTTATATTTAAAATAAAAATTACCATGTTTAGTAAGCCTAATTAAATTATCATCCGAATTTAAACATCCATTGCTTAATTTCTCCCCATAAGATTCATATTCAGAAAATTCTTCAAAAAAATCGAAAAGTTTAAGTTATTTATCCTCCAATATAGAACATGGAGCTTTTATATTGTCTTTATTCATATTAATATATTAGCTCCACTTAATATATTAAATTTACTATCTTATTTTAAAAAATAAAACCCAAAAAAGCATTTAAAAAATTTTTTGAAATTAAAAATTAAAAATTCAAATCACCAAAGTCCTTGACAGAGCCAATAAAAAAAGAAAAATGGAATTAGAATATTCCATCAATGAAATCATCTAATTGATCTTCATTAGAAGTAGTTTCCTGAGAATCTTCAAAATCATCATCATTTACAGAGCTGCTGTCTTTAGATTCAGAAATTCCTGAAACAACAATAGTTGTTCTAATAGTATTCTCCAAGCTTTCATCAATTTGAGCTCCCCAAATAATGTTAGCTTCAGGATCTAATTTATCAGCAACAACCTGTACGATTTTTTCTGATTCATGTAAAGTCATGTCAGAACTACCTGCAATGTTAATTAAAGCACCAGTAGCATTGGAAATGTCAATGTCTAATAATGGGCTGCTTAATGCTTCATGGACAGATTCTAATGCTCTGTCGCCAGAATCAGATTCACCCATACCAATCATAGCCATACCGGAACTGCCCATAATACTTTTAATATCAGCAAAGTCCAGACTTACAAGACCGCTTTTAGTAATCAGTTCAGTAATACCTTTAACTGCTCTACCTAAAATTTCA encodes the following:
- a CDS encoding 50S ribosomal protein L11, which translates into the protein MAKDTVEILIEGGSATPGPPLGPALGPFGINMMQVVEEINNKSADFAGMKVPVKVSIDRDTKEFEIEIGTPPTTSLIMEELGIEKASHEPGADIVADLPIDKALKIARMKFDSLLANDYKAGVKEVMGTCVSMGLSVDGKDPREAQKDVDAGKYDDVLVE
- a CDS encoding transcription elongation factor Spt5 — encoded protein: MEDANSSIYALKTSAGQERNVARLLAHKAISVEGIGISAILVPESLKGYILVESSTKIDLRNPDLKVPHLRGVVEGKHGITFEEAKRFLKPEPIISSIQKGSVVELISGPFKGERAKVVRIDESREEVVLELIEAAVPIPVTVKADQIRIIQKEAD
- a CDS encoding protein translocase SEC61 complex subunit gamma, coding for MNVQERFDKTIKDCKRVLKVSRKPDKEEYLEFSKIVAIGIAIIGAVGFVIVLIGELIGL